In Paramisgurnus dabryanus chromosome 7, PD_genome_1.1, whole genome shotgun sequence, the following are encoded in one genomic region:
- the synprb gene encoding synaptoporin b, with the protein MCMVIFAPLFAVLAFATCGGYSGEIMVKVECLDKTENNFSISFNYPFRLQQVHFNAPLCEGARKETVFLEGDYSSSTQFFVTVSVLAFLYSLLATVVYFFYQNTYREKNRGPVVDFLVTLAFSSLWLVSSIAWAKTLSGVKTATDVQQILLLISACRAQENLCEVLQEPIWTNLNMSVAFGFLNFFLWAGNIWFAYKETGLHKSTQRYPSRTPSEKRGSFRQYSQTSFDQSGTGFGQRLYNQGSFDLSSGGFSLPQTNLGQPMFYRQLGSPTSRGPLIFVNEM; encoded by the exons ATGTGTATGGTCATATTTGCTCCG CTTTTTGCTGTTTTAGCATTTGCAACATGTGGGGGATATTCAGGCGAGATAATGGTTAAAGTAGAATGTCTGGACAAAACCGAAAACAATTTCAGCATTAGTTTCAACTACCCATTCAG ACTCCAGCAGGTGCATTTCAATGCTCCTCTATGTGAAGGTGCAAGAAAAGAGACCGTCTTTCTCGAGGGAGATTATTCTTCATCTACCCAGTTTTTCGTCACCGTGTCGGTCCTGGCCTTTCTCTATTCTCTATTGGCTACAGTCGTTTACTTCTTCTACCAGAACACATACAGAGAGAAGAACAGAGGCCCAGTAGTT GACTTTCTGGTGACTTTGGCTTTCTCTAGCCTGTGGCTGGTAAGCTCAATTGCCTGGGCTAAAACTCTGTCTGGTGTGAAGACGGCAACTGATGTGCAACAGATTCTGCTGTTGATATCTGCATGCAGAGCCCAGGAGAACCTATGCGAGGTCCTACAGGAGCCCATCTGGACAAATCTTAACATGTCTGTG GCCTTTGGTTTTTTGAACTTCTTCCTTTGGGCTGGAAATATTTGGTTTGCCTACAAAGAGACGGGCTTGCACAAGTCCACCCAGCGGTACCCATCAAGAACTCCTTCTGAGAAACGCGGCAGCTTTAGGCAATACAGTCAAACCAGTTTTGATCAATCTGGGACTGGCTTTGGCCAGAGGCTCTACAACCAGGGCAGTTTTGACTTATCAAGCGGAGGCTTCAGCCTACCCCAAACAAATCTAGGACAGCCGATGTTTTACAGACAGTTGGGGAGTCCCACATCCAGAGGTCCTCTCATATTTGTTAATGAGATGTAG